Genomic window (Eptesicus fuscus isolate TK198812 chromosome 17, DD_ASM_mEF_20220401, whole genome shotgun sequence):
TCCCCACTCACAGAGGTACTTTGTCATCAGTCCGGCACCCAGTTGCCTGTTCTAGCCAGCCCTTCTCAAGACTGGAGCCCTGCGGGCAATGAGGATGTCCCTCCAGGGGGTTTGctaggggaggctgaggggaaagCCTTGAAATGGGGGTCCGACGACCTCGGTGTGAGTCCCCACACGTACTGGTTGTGTTTCTTTGGGCAAATCACGTAACATTTCTGGGTCCCTGTAAAAGCAACTGAGGATAAAATACAGGAACGTATATAAAAGAACCCAGGCTCCTGTTTAAAGAGTCACCCATCAGCTCTGTGAACATAGTCCGCTTCCTTAACCCTCCAAGCCCTGGTTTCCCCATCAGAGATCTAACCGTAGTAATTTTATAGGGCTGTTGTAAGAACTAGGTAGGACAATTAATATAAAGGGCCCATCATAGTGCCTCGTGTACAGTAGGCATTCAGTTTATAGTGatcacatatatattatttatcctCAGCCCCTAAAACAATGCCCAGCACTTAATAGGTACTTAATATCCACTTGCTGAAAGGAtttcactgatgaggaaactgaggcacaaagaggtccCAGAACTAGGGAGTGATGAAGCAGTCTGCCTCCAGGGCCTCTACACCATGATGTGTTACACATCACCATCTATTTATTTACATGTGcattcagccctggcctgtgaggctcaggtggttagagcgtcgtcctggatacaccaaggttgtggatttgatccctggtccgggcacattttcaagaaacaaccaatgactgcataaataagtggaacaacaaacctttgtctctctctctctctcaaatcaataaataaaatttaaaaataaataattaaaatatgcatTCAGAGCTTGCTCAGTACCTATAGGTGGGGCTGTTGGCAGGGAGAGGCATTAGTCCCTGAGAAGCCACGTACTTTTTCTCCCCTAAGGGGAGCCAGGCTGCTGAAAGAGGGACCCGCTCAGCCAGGCCAGATGTCCTGGACGCTTCCCAGGAGATGAGAGACTAGTTCTGTAGAATAGGATTAGCTGGGATTCTGATGCATGCGCAGTCCCCAGGGTAAGAGGGCCTCTCAGGTCCATTGCTGTTTCTGCAGCCACTCAGCCGTCCACTTCACTGACATCTGCTGAGTCCCTTATACGCCAGGCACAGGCAAAGATGGGAAGGCGTGAAAGCCAGTGCTTACAATGCAGCCCACTCAGAACTAGTGCCGAGGGATGCTCCACGTGGGGGCTCAGAAGAACCAGCAATCGACAGTTTGGGAGGCTGGACCAAAGGGAGGGGCATTTACACTGGGCGCTGGAGGATATGTAGGAGTGTGCCAGGCAAGTGGGGTCTGGGAATGGAGGGCATTCTGAGCTTATTTGGGAAACTGAAGACGTTGGATAGGGTTGACATGCTGGGTGGGATCATGGGTAAAGAAAGGAAGTGAAAAATCAGGAAAGTGGAAGTCAGTTGGGGCGAGATTATGAAATATGCCCATAGAAGAGATAAAGCCCTATCCTGTGGTCTGTGGGGGAAGCAGTGCAACAAACAAGCAGGTCTGTGTTTTAGACCTGGTGTGCAAAGGTTGGATAAAAGGAGAGAGACGAGGGACCAGCTGCAACGAGCAGTTTTGTGGTCGTAACTCCTCTAGGCTCCGTGCTCCCCTCAGTAAAGGAGGAAACCCATTCGTgcccccatttcctcatctgtgaaatccTCTCAGCAAGTGGATATTAAGTACCTATTAAGTGCTGAGCGTGTTTTGAGGCTCAGATGAGAATACATGTAAAGCATACTAATAACCATAATGTAAAGTATCAGTCGTTCTCATTACAGGCCAATTTTGCCTAGTAGCTCAGCAAAAACACACTTAGGGtccagcggtgtggctcagtggttgagcatcgacctctgaaccatgaggtcatggttcaattcctggtcaggacacatgcccaggttgtgggcttgatttccagtagggggtgtgcaggaggcagccaatcaatgattctctccaatcattgatgtttctatatcagtgatggcgaacctatgacacgcgtgtcagcactgacacgcgtagccatttctgatgacacgcggccgcatgccgaggatgaaacatctgctgctcctgaggatgaaacatttgcgactagagtcttggagttagttttttcctcaaagtgacacactacccgagttaggCTCAGtattttggcaaagtttgacacaccaagctcaaaaggttgcccatcactgttctatatctctctccctctcctttcctctctgaaatcaataaaaatgttgggttttttttttcttaagtaaaaaaaaaaaaaaaaagcaacatgagagccgaggctgggctgctttggctcactgggaagtcagaggaaaggggcctCGGAAATAagtcagggggttagcctggggtGAGCTACTGCTGCCCActtctcccctggttgcaagtctccgaGTTTAGGAGATGGTGCctgtgggggaaagagaggagggaaggaatggCAGGGGCATACTCCCCGGGGGGAGGGTTCGGGCTGGGTCCTTTGTGTTGAGAATATTGCTCCCTCTTGCaggtgggaatcttaggggaggtctcagggaagggtctcaacagaatattcatcagctttccaggtgtgctctctcagggtcatggtctccactgattggctgGGGCCAGggtagggggtcattagtcaatgcagctgttTCGTAAGGCAGCCATGGCTTCacttgcttttctgggcctggagctgacatacacctgaggcctagatgttatcttccgggaggaaaaggtcagggggtctgaACTGCAGGAGCAGCGCTCTGCTAGGGCAGGAAGGGTTACACAGGGGaggaggttcttgttttcccagttctgCCTCTTGCTGGGCACCCCgtgctttctgccctggtgaccctcTGAACCTGGCCCatcctccttgctctgctcatgtctgtctatgACAATGGGACTTCGCTTTGTGGCCACGTGGGAGGTCAGTGTGGCCTCCGGTGGGTGGTGGTCCCTTTCTCTGACATGGAGAACTTGGAGGGCTGAGACAAAGTCTGGGCCCAGCTCTGGACAGGATAGGTTTGAGGTAGGCGCTGGCAGGATTCTACTGATGACCCGGTGAGAACAGATGTCAGGTCAAGATCAGCACTGCTCTCCTCCAGCGCCGAGGAGGGGCCGGGAGGCCTCGGTGGGCGCTGAAataggaggaaggagaaagaaaacagctTTCCCCTCCGCGGCTGGACGGGAGCCGCGAGGCAGGGCGGCCCGGATGCGGCACACTTCGCCCAAGCTGGATGTAGCGGAGGGCCCGCGGCTGGCTGCGGGGTGCGGGGGCCTTCCGCCCAGCCCCGAGGACTCAGGATTCCGGGCTGCGAGTCCGGCGCCTGCGGGAAAGGGTGGCCCCGGGGTGGTGAGCGAGGCCGAAAGAGATGGCAGGAAGCCGGGAGGAGCGATTGGGGGTGGAGaccggggaggagaagggaaaggggggccggaggggtggagagagggagagagaatgagaggagggcggagaggaggagagaggggaggaagggtgggagCCGGGGAAAGAGCCGCGGACTAGGAGCCAGCGAGGAGGCCGCGGCAGGCGCAGCGGGCACGTCGGCCGAGCCTCCCGCGCGAACCAGGCGCCGCCATTCCGCTCCTcggggcgccgccgccgccgccgccgcgctcgGGGGCCATGCTCCCGCCGCCCCCGCGCCAGCCGCCGCCCCAGGCGCGCACGGCCCGCAGCTCGGTGCGGCTGCAGCGGGCCTTCCTGCGCGGGCCGCTGGGCGTGCTGCGGGTGCTGCAGCTGCTGGCCGGCGCCGCCTTCTGGATCACCATCGCCACCAGCAGGTACCAGGGCCCCGTGCACTTCGCGCTCTTCGTGTCCGTGCTCTTCTGGCTGCTGACCCTGGGCCTCTACTTCCTCACGCTGCTGGGCAAGCACGAGCTGGTGCCCGTGCTGGGCTCGCGCTGGCTCGTGGTCAACGTGGCGCACGACCTGCTGGCGGCCGCGCTCTACGGCGCCGCGACAGCCATCATGATCGACCAGACCCAGAGGCACAGCTACTGCAACCTCAAGAACTACCAGATGCCCTGCGCCTACCACGCCTTCCTGGCCGCCGCCGTCTGCGGgggcctctgcctgggcctcTACCTGCTCTCGGCGCTCTACAGCTGCTGCCGCCGCTACCAGGGCGAGCAGGAGGTGGCGTGAGACGCCCCGCTGCGGGGCGGGGGACCCGGAGGACGCCAGCGCCCCAGCCCTTCCTGCCGCCCCGCGCCCGTGCGCCCCGGCACCCTCCCTCGCGCTGCGttcccgccgccgcccgcgcccagGCACCCGGACACCCCGACACGCAGTTCCCGCCCGACGGCTGCGCCCCCGCCCGGAGCCCGGACCGCTGCTGGGATGCGCAGTCTCCAGGGACCCGAGCCGGGCTACATCCGCAGGGCGGACGCgcgctccccttcccctcccgaGGCGAGACCTCGCggttcctcttccccttccccgcTGACGGCGAGACGTGGACAGGCGCCGCGTAGATCCGGCGGAGGCTCCCAAATGGCTGCCAGGCTTCTGGCTGcgcccctgcccccttcctgccgCCCCGCGCCGGGAAGAGCACCCCCTGTCCCTGGGCCCTCTTCCAGCCTCGAGTGCCGTGAAAGGCAGGCACGTAGCCGCGGGCAGGGCTAGAGACAGGCCGCCACTGGTCCCGGGATGAGCGACGAGTTTGGTTTtagtttgggatttttttccGGACATCCTGCGCAGTCCTCCCCTCGGTGCTTTGATGTCTTGGGGTGGGGCCTATCTCCAAAGGTGAGGATGGatggtcagggcctgtgggctgtatTCTTGCCTCTGTCTGCTCGCCTTTGTCCTCTCGGTTCCTGGAGGCCAGACCCAAACGCACTGCTAGCTTTCCCAGCCTTACCCTCCCAGGCCTCGgctccactcccacctcccagtaTCTGTTTGCATTAGGGATCCCACACGACCGCCAGGAGAACGTTAGGGTGAGCTCCATTCAGTTTTACAGACGGAGCCCTAGAGCTTGCTTGTAAGAAAAGCCAGAATAACATTGGAACCTTGCCTCCCAACTCCCCTTCCAGCGCTGTTTGCATTAAAACAGTGGTGTTCCCTGGGATCCTGGCTCAGGCGTTACCCTCTGAAAGAGGGTTTCCGGGCTGAATGGGCTTGTCATAGGAGTGGCCCCCCCTTCTTGGAGAGTCACTAGCATatcaaaggctctgagaagtcctgctgTAAAACCAGACCAGAAGTGTTTATTGCCCCTGGGCCTGGATCAGATTTTGCCACCTAAGGTTCCCCTGCAGTCTtggccttcatttctttttgaggATTTGGGGTGCTCCCTCTTTCCCAGGGACTTTCTCTAGCAGAGGGAGGGCCC
Coding sequences:
- the MARVELD1 gene encoding MARVEL domain-containing protein 1, whose product is MLPPPPRQPPPQARTARSSVRLQRAFLRGPLGVLRVLQLLAGAAFWITIATSRYQGPVHFALFVSVLFWLLTLGLYFLTLLGKHELVPVLGSRWLVVNVAHDLLAAALYGAATAIMIDQTQRHSYCNLKNYQMPCAYHAFLAAAVCGGLCLGLYLLSALYSCCRRYQGEQEVA